The following coding sequences are from one Syngnathus acus chromosome 14, fSynAcu1.2, whole genome shotgun sequence window:
- the LOC119133504 gene encoding peripheral-type benzodiazepine receptor-associated protein 1-like isoform X5, which translates to MLCRDIMRKGGDNPLLLSSKKPYHGQTNYGPQLETAHAVLEVEDEEIRHLQEVTSRRAWRKSKIEAKSSARKTRLNLEQLLLMLSGKINSEQGVYKLHRQELELEKAIILCHLLETHQDFIHKRHIARQLTQDGGSFHVNQSRTSKIDPCLSKKNSKLDHPVQREASSDLCLDDTTSGAVDTCWSSALKIQHPPNTPCAHCNDQAPDYTQSTGANESPPSKCMDRNMENGADYRFLVRQNFELLRALDELKKTCSILREENCLLRKSSAPETEEKVRRLRRKNTELAVLAKRLEERARKLQEANLKMVSAPALIRPGSVEHYKRAFARQRARDLAQHADALLCKEKEIAALQQNFRELEAQLGTANGSPVPSVRVEFEKLLRESQREVLRLQRQLAVTSTTQHQNQNPDPGGPEKCETPAQMVDEEGKVVGETPPRVPLDESPSRCEKTPGEEEEESGLPVTPPHPGLSPTPPQEEKNSQKHLHYLESELTKKRKECENLEHEAKKRQKKCLDLESQLEDEQGKNEKLEEEAHLLRRKAQLLDQTRVDNDDLKEELSKVSAQHNSVLEENQRLCAKLENLEQVLKHMREVAERRQQLELEHEQALAILKFKQDEIKRLQRAQLFAKREHEGVVQMLEELVELVLRRELSKVRDLEEKCRSQSEQFGLLSRELEKFRLQASKSDLAGAALLNHPGLSVLTNGVGLSTDRDCTDGSWDMESLSEIAFWSLEGGDTPSCPEGNDVAAALRSMGSTPHAAGLSRAERSPLTKHRELPTISVSKSANSSSKSETANLTPKSEGHLSPHKSSPTHEVDTASEVEELDVDLAPAPYAASRGASKLQVFIARYSYNPYDGPNDNPEMELPLTAGEYIYVYGGMDDDGFYEGELVDGRRGLVPSNFVEPVSDDDVMGTDPPETIELSHNSSLHSASHQHHLHASVRASDRSELSSVCGPASASSNSALAVSAPLTNGLDLDLEEVGADTVPYPRKLTLIKQLAKSIIISWDPPSVPAGWGNVWSYNVYVDQELRLNVPFGAQTKAVLERLDINLKAYRVSVQSLTEKGLSDQLRCSMLIGRDVCVAPTQLRVDRLTATSANLSWLPSNSNYVHIVFLNEEECELVKAGCYSLCLNNLLPSLRYSVKVEARPHRTPWELPVERRQRTSATINFSTLMAGPPDAPLDVQLEHGPSPGIALISWLPVTIDCAGTSNGVRVTGYTIYADKKKVLEVSSPTAGSALLGPSQIQSLQAAQELTVRTMSAHGESCDSFPVNVPSKMAAIMAGSLASAPVAPPHACEPVGTTNLPPLLSLGKSAANASPVCPSPPNRDISSLTAEAAANSPQVPHSPASFVKAWADPTSAPEATSPVTSLVTPVQMTCPAWSAPQAPPVMAVAQTPEAPPPAATTSDQRRDADSPGTIRPFPSITDFIEDPCAKLEAPERVPTPPEAPITDLLNPSDTLILRPPSTSPLDSEVEEEQENKRLVSIEEFLRQDKDPAYTKGQQSFGTEPPNDYLADNSRSDLSDILEEEEEVYSDHLAEAPNRGYTITAGRVTKSEPSDSDEDVLERILKLPLQPYHDKQLFNIPEVTEEEDGPSRHHIQIQQRPGHLQPRGFLRQYHHHPQQHHFNVDPGSLTKEPLTKQVKPKTQHRVHYSDAADAVGYAEEKEVRGCEGPATRRGPVRCPAPNKDRVLLRGLGDRLRREAMLRSQKAATAAASNSGHDPTPPPRTYPVSKTVRTVKSPIGRRMEIDVDYGTDDNEEADATGEVVLEQMSSEWWIESAPVEHRGPSYRQGRKTLEPSQLTRLEAGPSWGPDSKSVALQSQQPKGSFDSAKKKGDPSQLRIFVALFPYEPATMSPNPDAAEEELPFREGQIITVYGDKDSDGFYRGESAGRSGYVPCNMVSEIQVEDEETRQQLLQQGFLSTPAPVEKIGTRTHAQLPRRPVPPAKPRRSKKVESATLWEESVDSSSQDARSQAAAAPAANSAPGSRRMVAIFDYDPRESSPNTDIEAELTFSAGDIIHVIGDMDEDGFFYGDLNGQRGLVPSNFLQALAEDAAAEHASAQPAPEHKKESQGSSSIDQQDPRPSTNHDTFIPQEEPPCPQPTEDSEPLAVSSTLEPDPASPPAPHPALADCSAAGKKKKGFFSKGKKLFKRFGSSKKE; encoded by the exons ATGCTGTGCCGTGACATAATGAGAAAAGGCGGCGATAACCCTCTGCTATTATCATCCAAGAAACCTTACCACGGCCAGACAAACTATGGACCGCAGCTAGAAACTGCACATGCTGTCTTGGAAGTGGAGGATGAAGAGATAAGGCACCTACAGGAGGTGACTTCCAGACGTGCATGGCGAAAAAGTAAGATTGAGGCCAAGAGCTCCGCACGCAAAACGCGATTGAATCtggagcagctgctgctgatgctgtCTGGGAAGATAAATAGTGAGCAGGGAGTCTATAAATTGCATAGGCAGGAATTGGAGCTGGAAAAAGCCATCATCCTCTGCCACCTGCTGGAAACCCACCAAGATTTTATACACAAAAGACACATTGCAAGACAATTAACCCAAGATGGTGGGAGCTTCCATGTAAATCAATCTAGGACCTCCAAAATTGACCCTTGTTTATCCAAGAAGAACAGCAAACTGGACCACCCGGTACAGCGGGAAGCAAGCAGTGACTTGTGTTTAGATGACACCACCAGTGGAGCAGTGGACACCTGTTGGAGCAGTGCTCTAAAAATTCAGCACCCTCCAAACACTCCTTGTGCACATTGCAACGACCAGGCCCCCGACTACACACAGTCAACTGGTGCAAATGAGTCCCCTCCCTCCAAATGCATGGACAGAAACATGGAG AATGGTGCAGACTACCGCTTTCTGGTACGTCAGAACTTTGAACTATTGCGAGCGTTGGACGAACTTAAGAAGACATGCAGCATACTGAGGGAGGAAAATTGCCTGTTG CGGAAGAGCAGTGCTCCAGAAACGGAGGAGAAGGTCCGACGCTTGAGGAGGAAGAACACGGAACTGGCAGTGCTTGCCAAAAGACTGGAGGAGAGGGCGCGCAAATTGCAGGAGGCTAACCTCAAAATG GTGAGCGCTCCAGCGCTGATAAGGCCCGGATCAGTGGAACATTACAAGAGGGCATTTGCACGACAGCGAGCACGTGACCTGGCCCAGCACGCCGACGCACTCTTGTGCAAGGAGAAGGAGATTGCCGCGCTGCAGCAGAACTTCAGGGAACTGGAAGCACAACTTGGCACTGCTAAC GGTTCTCCCGTCCCATCAGTCAGAGTGGAATTTGAGAAACTGCTCAGGGAGTCTCAGAGAGAAGTTCTCCGGCTTCAAAGGCAACTGGCCGTCACCTCAACCACCCAGCACCAAAACCAAAATCCCGATCCTGGTGGCCCAGAGAAGTGTGAGACACCTGCTCAGATGGTGGATGAGGAAGGgaag GTTGTAGGAGAGACCCCGCCGCGTGTGCCGTTAGATGAATCTCCATCTAGGTGTGAGAAGACTCccggagaggaggaggaggagtcggGGCTGCCAGTGACGCCCCCGCACCCGGGCCTCAGCCCGACTCCCCCCCAGGAGGAGAAAAATTCCCAGAAGCATCTTCACTATCTA GAGAGCGAGCTGacaaagaagagaaaagaatGTGAAAATCTTGAGCATGAAGCAAAGAAGCGGCAGAAGAAATGCCTGGATTTG GAGAGCCAGCTTGAGGATGAGCAGGGCAAAAATGAGAAGCTAGAGGAGGAGGCACATCTCCTCAGGAGGAAGGCGCAGCTGCTCGACCAG ACTCGAGTTGACAATGACGATTTGAAGGAAGAACTCTCCAAAGTGAGCGCTCAACACAATTCAGTTCTCGAGGAGAACCAGAGACTCTGTGCCAAACTGGAGAACCTAGAGCAGGTCCTAAAG CATATGCGAGAGGTCGCTGAGCGAAGGCAGCAGTTGGAATTGGAACATGAGCAGGCTCTGGCTATCCTTAAGTTCAAGCAGGATGAAATCAAACGCTTACAGCGA gctcAGTTATTTGCCAAGAGGGAGCATGAAGGAGTGGTCCAGATGTTGGAG GAGTTGGTTGAGCTGGTGTTGCGGAGGGAGCTG TCAAAGGTGCGAGATCTGGAGGAGAAGTGTCGCAGCCAGAGTGAACAGTTTGGCTTGTTGTCCCGAGAGTTGGAGAAGTTTCGACTGCAGGCCTCAAAGTCGGACCTGGCCGGCGCCGCCCTTCTCAACCACCCCGGCCTCTCTGTTCTGACAAATGGAGTGGGCCTTTctacagatcgag ACTGCACAGATGGCTCATGGGATATGGAGTCTCTGAGCGAAATAGCCTTCTGGAGTCTCGAGGGAGGTGACACTCCCTCCTGCCCCGAGGGTAACG ATGTGGCTGCGGCACTTCGCAGCATGGGGAGCACCCCGCACGCCGCCGGGCTGTCCAGAGCGGAACGCTCGCCGCTCACCAAGCATCGAGAGCTTCCCACCATCAGTGTCAGCAAGTCGGCCAACTCCTCCAGCAAGTCTGAGACTGCAAACCTCACCCCGAAGTCTGAGGGCCACCTTAGTCCGCACAAATCGAGCCCAACACACGAG GTCGACACAGCCAGTGAGGTGGAGGAGCTGGATGTGGACCTGGCCCCTGCACCTTACGCTGCCAGCAGAGGCGCATCAAAGCTGCAGGTTTTTATTGCACGATACAG CTATAATCCTTACGATGGGCCCAATGACAACCCCGAAATGGAGCTACCACTCACTGCAGGAGAATACATCTATGTGTACGGAGGCATGGATGATGACGGCTTCTATGAAG GCGAGTTGGTAGACGGAAGGAGAGGGCTGGTCCCCTCCAATTTCGTGGAACCCGTGTCAGATGACGACGTCATGGGTACGGATCCGCCAGAGACTATTGAGCTAAGCCACAACAGCAGTTTGCACAGTGCCAGCCACCAGCATCACCTCCACGCAAGTGTCCGCGCCTCCGATAGAAGCGAGCTCTCTTCCGTCTGCGGCCCCGCCTCCGCCTCTTCCAATTCGGCCTTGGCTGTCTCAGCCCCCCTCACCAATGGCCTGGACTTGGATTTGGAGGAGGTGGGAGCGGACACTGTGCCTTACCCACGTAAGCTCACCCTCATCAAGCAGCTCGCCAAGAGCATCATCATCAGCTGGGACCCTCCGTCGGTGCCGGCCGGGTGGGGCAACGTGTGGAGTTACAACGTCTACGTGGACCAGGAGCTCCGGCTCAACGTGCCCTTCGGCGCCCAGACCAAGGCGGTGCTGGAGAGACTGGACATCAACCTCAAGGCTTACCGCGTGTCCGTGCAAAGCCTGACGGAAAAGGGACTTTCGGACCAGCTGCGCTGCAGCATGCTCATCGGCAGGGACGTTTGCGTGGCCCCGACGCAGCTGCGCGTGGACCGGCTCACGGCTACGTCCGCCAACCTGTCGTGGCTtcccagcaacagcaactACGTGCACATTGTGTTCTTGAATGAGGAGGAGTGCGAGCTGGTCAAGGCTGGCTGCTATTCGCTGTGCCTCAATAACCTCTTACCCAGCCTGCGGTACAGCGTCAAAGTGGAGGCGCGGCCGCACCGCACGCCTTGGGAGTTACCCGTGGAGCGACGTCAACGCACAAGTGCCACCATCAACTTCAGCACGCTAATGGCAG GCCCCCCTGACGCTCCATTAGATGTACAGTTGGAGCACGGTCCTTCACCAGGTATCGCTCTCATCAGCTGGCTGCCCGTCACCATTGATTGTGCCGGGACCTCCAACGGAGTCCGTGTCACTGGATACACCATATATGCAGATAAGAAGAAg GTGCTGGAGGTGTCTTCTCCAACAGCCGGCAGCGCTCTGCTGGGACCCTCCCAGATCCAGTCCCTACAGGCAGCTCAGGAGCTCACTGTTCGCACCATGTCAGCACACGGGGAATCTTGTGACTCTTTCCCAGTCAACGTGCcgtccaaaatggccgccattaTGGCCGGTTCGCTCGCGAGCGCCCCGGTGGCGCCGCCCCACGCCTGCGAGCCCGTCGGAACCACAAACCTGCCCCCGTTATTGTCTTTGGGAAAGTCCGCTGCCAATGCCTCCCCAGTCTGCCCGTCACCTCCGAACAGAGACATTTCTAGCCTCACAGCGGAGGCCGCTGCCAACTCTCCCCAAGTCCCACACTCACCAGCCTCATTTGTAAAGGCCTGGGCCGACCCCACGTCCGCACCCGAGGCCACGTCGCCCGTTACGTCGCTCGTCACCCCAGTG CAGATGACGTGCCCTGCTTGGTCGGCTCCCCAAGCGCCTCCTGTAATGGCGGTCGCACAAACACCAGAGGCGCCACCGCCGGCGGCGACCACGTCGGATCAACGCAGAGATGCCGATAGCCCCGGAACGATACGTCCCTTCCCATCCATTACAGATTTCATCGAAGATCCCTGTGCCAAACTGGAAGCGCCGGAGCGCGTCCCCACACCGCCCGAAGCCCCAATCACAGACCTCCTTAACCCTTCGGACACTTTAATCCTTCGACCCCCGAGTACTTCACCGCTGGACTCTGAGGTTGAGGAGGAACAAGAGAACAAACGCTTAGTGTCAATTGAGGAGTTTTTGAGACAAGACAAGGACCCAGCGTACACAAAGGGACAACAG AGCTTTGGCACAGAGCCACCCAATGACTACCTGGCTGACAATAGCCGCTCAGACCTGTCTGACATCctagaagaggaagaagaagttTACTCCGACCACCTGGCGGAAGCGCCCAACAGGGGATACACAATTACAGCTGGCAGA GTAACCAAATCGGAGCCTTCAGACAGTGATGAAGATGTTCTTGAGAGGATCCTTAAGTTGCCCCTTCAGCCGTACCACGACAAGCAGCTGTTTAATATTCCCGAGGTGACAGAGGAAGAAGACGGCCCTTCACGTCATCACATACAGATTCAACAGAGGCCCGGCCACCTTCAACCCAGAGGCTTCCTTCGTCAGTATCACCACCATCCACAGCAGCACCACTTCAACGTGGATCCCGGATCCCTCACTAAAGAGCCTTTAACGAAGCAAGTCAAACCCAAGACGCAGCACAGAGTTCACTATTCGGATGCAGCCGACGCTGTCGGTTATGCCGAAGAAAAAGAAGTGCGTGGATGTGAAGGTCCGGCCACCAGGCGAGGTCCCGTCCGCTGTCCTGCCCCCAACAAAGACAGAGTACTACTTCGAGGGTTAGGGGACCGCCTTAGGAGGGAGGCCATGCTCCGGAGTCAGAAGGCTGCAACGGCGGCAGCGTCTAACTCGGGCCATGACCCTACCCCGCCGCCAAGAACCTACCCAGTAAGCAAAACAGTACGCACCGTCAAATCACCAATTGGGCGTCGGATGGAGATTGACGTGGACTATGGGACGGATGACAATGAGGAAGCAGATGCCACAGGGGAAGTGGTGCTAGAACAGATGAGCTCAGAGTGGTGGATCGAAAGCGCTCCAGTGGAGCACAGAGGACCTTCCTACCGCCAAGGAAGAAAGACCTTG GAGCCCAGTCAACTAACAAGATTGGAGGCGGGTCCATCATGGGGGCCGGACTCCAAATCAGTGGCTTTGCAAAGCCAGCAGCCGAAAG GTTCTTTTGACTCAGCCAAGAAAAAAGGAGATCCCAGCCAATTGCGCATCTTTGTGGCCCTCTTCCCTTATGAGCCTGCCACCATGTCACCTAACCCGGACGCCGCTGAGGAAGAGCTGCCTTTTCGAGAAGGACAGATTATCACA GTTTACGGTGATAAAGATTCAGACGGGTTCTACCGAGGAGAGTCCGCTGGTCGTTCGGGCTACGTGCCTTGCAACATGGTGTCCGAGATCCAGGTGGAGGATGAAGAAACCCGGCAGCAGCTTCTGCAGCAGGGCTTCTTATCAACCCCAGCGCCCGTAGAGAAGATAG GCActcgcacacatgcacagctccCACGTCGCCCTGTTCCACCGGCCAAACCGAGACGATCCAAGAAAG